From Anopheles coluzzii chromosome 3, AcolN3, whole genome shotgun sequence, the proteins below share one genomic window:
- the LOC120960184 gene encoding bombyxin F-1-like, protein MRSSAVGMSSILIVAVVVVLLMLNESHATSTPNSDALISQLTRSRYCGRRLTETLAFLCQGRYPMLTHYRTDYVHDQANQRVKVEVATLPDTLPPGFPYPGAGVHRRSRRSSGGIYDECCKKSCSYVELRAYCD, encoded by the exons ATGCGATCCAGCGCTGTCGGCATGAGCTCCATCCTGATCGTGGCAGTGGTCGtcgtgctgctgatgctgaacGAAAGCCACGCTACCTCTACGCCCAACAGCGATGCCCTGATCAGCCAGCTAACACGCTCGCGCTACTGTGGCCGTCGGCTGACCGAAACGCTAGCCTTCCTCTGCCAGGGACGATATCCGATGCTGACACACTATCGCACAG ATTATGTACACGATCAGGCAAACCAGCGAGTAAAGGTGGAGGTGGCCACCCTGCCCGACACACTGCCGCCCGGCTTCCCTTATCCCGGTGCCGGCGTTCATCGGCGCAGTCGGCGCAGTTCCGGCGGTATCTACGATGAGTGCTGCAAGAAGAGCTGCTCCTACGTCGAGCTGCGTGCCTACTGTGATTGA